GCAATTTCATTCAGGCAGTCGGGACACAGGCAGCTTGAGTATTTGCCGGTGAGTTCCGAGAGTTTGTGGGGAGGTACAAAAACGCTGCTGCACCAGCATTTGCCCGATGGGTTACAGGTGAAGTTTTTTCCGCAGCGCGGACACAGGGTCAGCGCCGGAGCAGGGTGGAGATTATTCGTCATCAGTATCCAGCGTTATGCTTACGCTGCCCACCTTTCCGCCCAGCGGCGGATTCATCTTTGCAATCCTTATGCTTGCATGCGTTATCTGCGCAAACTGCGACATAACCACGTCCAGAATGCGGCGCCCCAAATGTTCCAGCAGGTTCGATTTTACCACCATCTGTGCTTTTACCACCAGGTACACCTCCTGATAATTGATG
This region of Bacteroidales bacterium genomic DNA includes:
- a CDS encoding cysteine-rich CWC family protein: MTNNLHPAPALTLCPRCGKNFTCNPSGKCWCSSVFVPPHKLSELTGKYSSCLCPDCLNEIAQPKL
- the folB gene encoding dihydroneopterin aldolase, producing the protein MGKIAIEGMEFFAYHGCFSEEQIIGTRFVVDLMLETDTRQAETSDKLSGTINYQEVYLVVKAQMVVKSNLLEHLGRRILDVVMSQFAQITHASIRIAKMNPPLGGKVGSVSITLDTDDE